The Zavarzinella sp. sequence TATATCGTGCTAACATACATCAAATGGTGGGTGATTACCTTATGACACATCGACGCATCGGATCGAGGGATTACAGTGCCAAAACCAGAGAAACCAGTGTTTCGAACATTTACCGACAGGGTATTAAGCAAACGCACCGATCTGATTTACGTGATTCGTGGGAATAATTCCCGTGGGGAACGGGTTTGGTACTATGTTCAGGTGCTGCCACCCAAGTTAAAAGAATTTAAGGTTGCACTGGAATCGGGTAACTTGAAGGTGACCGAATTTGCAAAAATCCTCTATCATGGGGTGGGTGAAAATCCCACCGAAGAGGTGCGGCAAATCATGATCAGAGACTACAATTGTTCTTAAAGATGCTCAATCGCACTCTTTCAGGTCGATTCTCATCCCATTTTCATATTTTCGGAAGCCGATCCGCTCATAAAAGGGCAAATTGTGGTCATTACAACCCAGAATAACCTTGTAACAACCCGATTCACGGGCCATTTCAATGAGCGTGCGAATACAGGCGCTGCCCGCACCACGTCCCTGGTGGGCTTCATGGGTGGCAACATCTTCAATGTGACCAATAATCCCACCAGAGTGAATGAACTTGTGCTCCAGAATCAGGCTACCAGTGGCAATCACTTTCTGACCATCGATTGCAACAATCGTCCGCACACCTGCTGCATTTCGCCCACGCCAGATGCGGATAGCCTCGTCTGGGGTTAGGCCCACTTCGGTTAAATTACCCAATGTTTCCAGAAAACCGTTGTAAAAGTCTACCCGTTCCAGCAGACGCATCTGAAAAGTAATCGGCCGCACCAAGGTGGGGTCTGATTGTAATAAACTGGATCCATTCATTGAAGATTCCTACCTGAATATCAGATTACCTTAGCACAGAGAAGTGCTTTTCCGATCAGCGAATGCCATCAGAACTGAGAAGTATTTCAAATATCGGCATCAGTGCCACAAAGTTGTACTTCCAGCAGAAAATACCTCTGCCCACTGTAAAACTTGCAAAAAAAATTGGGAACAGAACTTCAAAAGGAATGCTATCGGAGTGGCCCCGCAGTGATTCTACCGGTGCGTAACCGAGGGTTTCCTTCAATTACTATTAATGTGGGGCCGTTAATCACTACTGCGCCAGTAAGGTATAATTTCCCACCCGGATAATCCCAGACACCCACGATGCGTTCGCCTTCGGCAATCCAGTTTCCTTGTGGGGTCACAAATTCGCGGTTTTGGGGAATGTCGACCATGTAAACGTCTTTAGAATCAAATCCAACGAGCTTGATACGAATCGATGTACCGAAATTATTGACGATTTTGCACGGCTGGTACCGCGTCCGTTGGCCTGGAACAAAAATGATCTGACTAAACAGCGTATTGCTCAGCAATAATATTGCCATACAGGAAAGTAACCAGCGTGCCATCGTCCCACCTCAATTATGAAATTTTCGCCCAACAGGGTGCCACCACCTGACCGTTGACTGCGATCGAACGGGCACTGACTTGCAGCACCCGCAGGAAACCTTCCGAGTCGGCGTGATCGAACTCGCCAATTGCTTCCATCGATGCGTTTGATTCCGAATAGAGAATCTTTGGCACATCAGTGGCAGCCGCAAAGTGGGCATTGCCCTTATACAAGTTCAGTTCAATCGTGCCAGTCATCAACTCCAGAATCGGTTTCATCGCCTGACGTGCCATGTAGGAACCAAGATCGAAACCATATCCCTGGTAGATCTGTTTGCCAAGATACAGCGACAAATGATCAAACAGTTCTCGTGACCGACGATCCAGCACTAATTGTAGCAGATATTGGTAAGCGGTACCCAGCACTTCCATGCCAGGTGCCTCGTATACTCCACGGGATTTGACGCCCACAAATCGATTTTCGACCAGGTGGCTGGCAATTCCAACCCCGTTTCGCCCACCAATTTCGTTACATTGACTGATCGCTTGAAAGGCAGTTACGGACTGCCGATTGATCGCAACAGGGCGGCCTGCTTCAAATCTAATGAGAATTTTCTCAGGTTTGTCCGGTGCATCAGTGGCATGCACACCCATCCCTGGTGTAATGAACCACGGACCGGTTTCCAGGGTTTCCAGCTTGCCCGCTTCGTGGGTCAGCCCCAACAGGTTGGCATCAGTGGAGTAGGGGGAATTCAACGTCGCTTTCACCGGAAGCTGGTGCTTCTGGCAGTATTCAATCATTTCTTTCCGGCCGCCAAAAGCCTTCAGAAAGGCATCGTCTCGCC is a genomic window containing:
- a CDS encoding GNAT family N-acetyltransferase, which gives rise to MNGSSLLQSDPTLVRPITFQMRLLERVDFYNGFLETLGNLTEVGLTPDEAIRIWRGRNAAGVRTIVAIDGQKVIATGSLILEHKFIHSGGIIGHIEDVATHEAHQGRGAGSACIRTLIEMARESGCYKVILGCNDHNLPFYERIGFRKYENGMRIDLKECD
- the argG gene encoding argininosuccinate synthase; the protein is MTLNDLKGKTVAFASSGGLDSCTVTKWLTENGVKVVCITADLAQPDETDFAEVERRMRASGAADYIALPLHDAIAEAGIEILQFQACYEGKYWNTTGIGRHVIVAGLVPELRKRGITILSHGATGRGNDQVRFQLCTNMLAPEIEIYAPWRDDAFLKAFGGRKEMIEYCQKHQLPVKATLNSPYSTDANLLGLTHEAGKLETLETGPWFITPGMGVHATDAPDKPEKILIRFEAGRPVAINRQSVTAFQAISQCNEIGGRNGVGIASHLVENRFVGVKSRGVYEAPGMEVLGTAYQYLLQLVLDRRSRELFDHLSLYLGKQIYQGYGFDLGSYMARQAMKPILELMTGTIELNLYKGNAHFAAATDVPKILYSESNASMEAIGEFDHADSEGFLRVLQVSARSIAVNGQVVAPCWAKIS